A DNA window from candidate division KSB1 bacterium contains the following coding sequences:
- a CDS encoding STAS domain-containing protein encodes MEGIQVSVEKTGVNNNIAVIKVGGYIDTTTSAELEHALEGLLKNGMNDIIIDLGNVDYISSAGWGIFISEIKGIREKGGDLKLVRMIPDVYEVFELLEFHYILKAFDTIEEAVNDFDRNSSLPRKTPPRPAPKAAPADNGGVMVTDAPSAMVMDQPAPAKSRSGGRSVDDYIREIIAEQPEAGTFKIKQMLSTPRFGMHRLSWFEVRRRLKDLGLDSKQKRLDFLRQRAV; translated from the coding sequence ATGGAAGGTATTCAGGTGTCCGTGGAAAAAACCGGTGTCAACAACAACATCGCCGTGATCAAGGTCGGTGGTTACATCGATACCACCACCTCCGCCGAGCTGGAGCACGCGCTCGAAGGCTTGCTCAAGAACGGCATGAATGACATCATCATCGATCTCGGCAATGTTGACTATATCAGCAGCGCGGGCTGGGGAATTTTCATCAGTGAAATCAAAGGCATCCGGGAGAAGGGCGGCGACTTGAAGCTGGTGCGCATGATCCCCGATGTCTATGAAGTCTTCGAGCTGCTGGAGTTCCACTACATTCTGAAAGCCTTTGACACCATCGAAGAAGCCGTCAATGATTTTGATCGCAACAGCAGTTTGCCGCGCAAGACGCCCCCGCGTCCGGCTCCCAAAGCCGCCCCCGCGGATAATGGCGGCGTGATGGTCACGGATGCCCCCAGCGCCATGGTGATGGATCAACCCGCGCCCGCCAAATCCCGGAGCGGCGGCCGCAGCGTCGATGACTACATTCGCGAAATCATCGCGGAACAGCCGGAAGCCGGCACGTTCAAGATCAAACAAATGCTCTCGACCCCGCGCTTCGGCATGCATCGCCTGAGCTGGTTCGAAGTGCGGCGCCGTCTCAAAGACCTGGGCCTGGACTCCAAACAAAAACGTCTGGACTTCCTGCGCCAAAGAGCCGTCTGA
- a CDS encoding CsgG/HfaB family protein — translation MRFKDTGWLAILLFLFCVVTASPGQEEKPRIAVLDFQSIGCDSSLGLAASEILRTELGSLGTYRIIERSQLMKVMQEQSLQLSGAVDEQAMVEIGKILGARMVVVGSLVRTGRTFTLNSRFIDVQTAEVRKSQNIRGNSEDEISNMCSSLAKVISEEGTSSGGTVSETTLGRIWLVQESDFTGIWTRRGQSNVFDAVWFPSKTGLRAELTMAEPAGGALEIKRTDQGRLLGTYHGTADVDGRGFHGGATWSAQVAWQGEPYFEAPNTQSGMGAVWVVREGDFTGIWRRLGESNNFEATYFLNKSAVTAELVVESMEKGKLRIKRTSKTGVLGNYQGWFSAGMRHVSGNADWSPNVVWSAEIFY, via the coding sequence ATGAGGTTCAAAGACACTGGTTGGCTTGCCATCCTGCTTTTCCTCTTCTGTGTCGTCACCGCGAGCCCCGGACAGGAGGAGAAACCGCGCATCGCGGTGCTGGATTTTCAAAGCATCGGCTGCGACTCCTCCCTGGGGCTGGCGGCCTCCGAGATTTTGCGCACCGAACTGGGCAGCCTCGGCACCTACCGCATCATCGAGCGTTCCCAGCTCATGAAGGTGATGCAGGAGCAAAGCCTGCAACTTTCCGGTGCTGTGGATGAACAAGCCATGGTCGAGATCGGCAAGATTTTGGGGGCGCGCATGGTGGTGGTGGGCAGTCTGGTGCGCACCGGCAGAACCTTCACACTCAACTCACGCTTCATCGATGTGCAAACCGCCGAGGTGAGGAAAAGCCAGAACATTCGCGGCAACAGCGAAGACGAGATCTCCAACATGTGCTCGAGCCTGGCCAAGGTCATTTCCGAAGAGGGCACCAGCAGCGGCGGCACGGTCAGCGAAACCACGCTCGGCCGCATCTGGCTGGTGCAGGAAAGTGATTTCACCGGGATATGGACGCGGCGCGGCCAAAGCAACGTTTTCGACGCGGTCTGGTTCCCCAGCAAAACCGGCCTGCGCGCCGAGCTGACGATGGCCGAGCCCGCCGGCGGCGCATTGGAAATCAAACGCACGGACCAGGGCAGGCTGCTGGGCACCTATCACGGCACGGCGGATGTGGATGGTCGCGGCTTTCACGGTGGCGCCACCTGGTCTGCCCAGGTGGCCTGGCAGGGCGAGCCTTATTTCGAAGCGCCAAACACACAAAGCGGCATGGGCGCAGTATGGGTGGTAAGAGAGGGGGATTTCACCGGCATCTGGCGCCGCCTGGGCGAGAGCAACAATTTCGAAGCCACTTATTTCCTGAACAAAAGCGCGGTGACTGCCGAACTGGTGGTGGAGAGCATGGAGAAAGGCAAGTTGCGCATCAAACGCACGAGCAAGACCGGGGTGCTGGGCAATTATCAGGGCTGGTTCAGCGCCGGCATGCGGCATGTGAGTGGCAACGCCGACTGGTCGCCGAATGTGGTGTGGTCGGCGGAGATTTTCTATTGA
- the icd gene encoding NADP-dependent isocitrate dehydrogenase — translation MSRITSPSAGHAIGFAEGRLIVPDDPIIPFIEGDGTGPDIWRAARAVLDAAVAKAYTQRRRIEWLEVYAGEKSVAVYGNNTWLPDETLTTIKKYRVAIKGPLTTPVGGGIRSLNVALRQLLDLYVCLRPVRYFSGVPSPVKRPELVDMVIFRENTEDIYAGIEYRAGTTEAKKVVAWLQTEMGVQKIRFPETSSIGIKPVSSEGSKRLVRAAIRYALAHKRKSVTLVHKGNIMKFTEGGFRDWGYEVACEEFREQTVSWEECGGKPPAGKLLIKDAIADAFLQQILTRPDEYDVIATLNLNGDYISDALAAQVGGIGIAPGANINYDTGYAIFEATHGTAPKYAGLDKVNPGSVILSGALMLEYLGWNEAARLIETALAKTIQQKIVTYDFARLMEGAQEVKCSEFGQALIANM, via the coding sequence ATGTCACGCATCACAAGCCCTTCCGCCGGCCACGCCATCGGCTTTGCGGAAGGCCGGCTGATTGTGCCCGATGATCCGATCATTCCGTTCATCGAAGGTGACGGCACCGGCCCTGACATTTGGCGTGCCGCCCGGGCCGTGCTGGATGCCGCCGTCGCCAAAGCCTACACGCAACGCCGCCGGATTGAATGGCTGGAGGTTTATGCGGGTGAAAAATCCGTGGCGGTGTATGGCAACAACACCTGGCTGCCGGATGAAACACTGACGACCATCAAAAAATACCGCGTGGCGATCAAAGGCCCGCTCACCACGCCGGTGGGCGGCGGCATCCGCAGTCTGAACGTGGCGCTGCGGCAATTGCTCGATCTCTACGTCTGTCTGCGACCGGTGCGCTATTTCTCCGGCGTGCCTTCGCCGGTAAAACGGCCGGAATTGGTCGACATGGTGATCTTTCGTGAAAACACCGAAGACATCTATGCCGGCATCGAATATCGCGCCGGCACCACCGAGGCCAAAAAAGTCGTCGCCTGGCTGCAGACTGAAATGGGCGTGCAGAAAATCCGCTTCCCGGAAACCTCCAGCATCGGCATCAAGCCGGTTTCGAGCGAAGGCTCCAAGCGGCTGGTGCGCGCGGCGATCAGATATGCCCTCGCCCACAAACGCAAATCCGTCACCCTGGTGCACAAAGGCAACATCATGAAATTCACCGAGGGCGGGTTTCGGGACTGGGGCTATGAGGTGGCGTGCGAAGAGTTCCGTGAGCAAACCGTGAGCTGGGAAGAATGCGGCGGCAAGCCGCCGGCCGGCAAACTGCTCATCAAGGACGCCATTGCCGATGCCTTCCTGCAGCAAATCCTCACCCGCCCGGATGAATACGACGTCATCGCCACGCTCAACCTCAACGGTGACTACATCTCCGACGCGCTCGCCGCGCAAGTGGGCGGCATCGGCATCGCGCCCGGCGCGAATATCAATTATGACACCGGCTATGCCATCTTCGAAGCCACCCACGGCACCGCGCCCAAGTATGCCGGCCTCGACAAAGTCAACCCTGGTTCGGTCATTCTCTCCGGCGCCCTGATGCTGGAATACCTGGGGTGGAACGAGGCCGCGCGCCTGATTGAAACCGCCCTGGCGAAAACGATTCAGCAGAAAATCGTGACCTATGATTTCGCCCGTTTGATGGAGGGCGCGCAAGAAGTGAAATGCTCGGAGTTTGGGCAGGCGTTGATCGCAAACATGTAG
- a CDS encoding SpoIIE family protein phosphatase, with protein sequence MFKQIVKEELKVPAHIDYLADLREFISRIGKKYGFSEKVIKNFKVAIDEAATNVIRHAYREVEGGGSILIRALIKKNSLTICLIDQGKYFDPKHVQAPDLQRYVQIGKRGGLGIFMMRKLMDEVDYRKTEEGNELRLTKMRDSARLHRGLAKPIASAVKAIPFSLKAKYWLRTFGILLTVITAGYFYSFFMLERTEREAFLNTLRAVESQVTKALREQPEVLDDVTGDALVNLLGSLYRPYNNLLYDIVLVNEHDEIIGHNNTAALFLPYSKSVTPGEVVADGIQLYQAPGIINPPAGPTEVYDLTSVLPVKDAMGGTKTLHVRGAAAYLRARVAAQRWEQARFAIVVTVAAGIGSFLLIYMLMNPLRKLTEWIRRAGHGELGDEMDIDDSSEIGEIAQAFSEITSKFRESQKNLADQERLQREMQVAQEIQQTLLPSDFPELEGYELASYYEAAREVGGDYYDFVEVDKDTLGVVVADVSGKGVPGSLVMTMIRTALRTEARGVKDAAEVLTRVNKFVSGDVKKGMFVTLFYVIIDSKRRRLNYASAGHNPMILYRASTKRTYYLNPRGFPVGIQLPDEDLFRKSIESDTIQLMEDDILLIYTDGITEAMNSRRELFGEERLLKIIRDYGHLRVKPFVEKIKDEILSFTEGAPQSDDITLVAIKEKTSPEKEELRRAKQAHLAILAGASIRVACETAGITTYAYYNKYKKEFEEKGFENFEIDSETSVEAKHIAIEDKIKIYDIIKHNPEFGAKRISEELNTEKYDFCVISENKIYDELVRSRLNTRQLREAFVARGMRSKRPMKPPGTPMLTLKGEVIITRPPAGEPVPAESKTKLPSEKPATIEPPARERQARVVPEKSPVETPVVISRRRRDSAKTGGESGVPVHEPVAEQVPPPDLSVDPTIFDFNAAPETPVADSTTTGGLDAIAATDLDFAELFAGSSVIDEPTVPPAVVPEPPDIAPVVLPEPAVQDARSGGRPREEDSSGLILNRGDDDIYSAVDDLLQSEIESNFGFEDGTPAADTPPANGAHEDTSPAPAALTGTTPPITTETSALPFVEVDELLQYDFTGAPGESPVAEAQPPTGHVEQSVPVSAAPPADASPAVVTAKFRSAADAAPAPAPAPLAAPPPSGRNGEPSEEEREKLLITGLRYYKRGQFDEAIAEFRQTIARYPNFKEAHSILGNAYFRNRMYEEARRAYQRVKELDPSDTTAYENMGVIFANRGEYLEAMREWQRVLEIDPSRDDIRRKIELAARMMMKRAPA encoded by the coding sequence TTGTTCAAGCAAATCGTCAAAGAGGAACTCAAAGTTCCGGCTCATATCGACTACCTGGCGGATTTGCGTGAGTTCATTAGCCGCATCGGGAAGAAGTACGGCTTTTCCGAAAAAGTCATCAAGAACTTCAAAGTGGCGATCGATGAAGCCGCCACCAACGTCATCCGTCATGCCTACCGCGAAGTCGAAGGGGGCGGCTCCATTCTCATTCGCGCGCTGATCAAGAAAAACAGCCTCACCATCTGCCTGATCGATCAGGGCAAATACTTCGACCCCAAACATGTGCAGGCCCCCGATCTGCAGCGCTATGTGCAAATCGGCAAGCGCGGCGGTCTGGGCATTTTCATGATGCGCAAGCTCATGGACGAGGTCGATTACCGCAAAACCGAAGAAGGCAATGAGTTGCGCCTGACCAAGATGCGCGACAGCGCCCGCCTGCATCGTGGCCTGGCCAAACCCATCGCCTCCGCGGTCAAGGCCATCCCCTTTTCGCTCAAGGCCAAGTACTGGCTGCGCACCTTCGGCATCCTGCTCACGGTGATCACCGCGGGCTATTTCTACTCCTTTTTCATGCTGGAACGCACCGAGCGCGAAGCCTTTCTGAACACCCTGCGTGCCGTCGAATCCCAGGTCACCAAAGCCTTGCGCGAGCAGCCGGAAGTCCTGGATGACGTGACGGGCGATGCCCTGGTCAACCTCCTGGGCAGTCTATACCGGCCCTACAACAATCTGCTTTATGACATCGTGCTGGTGAATGAGCACGACGAGATCATCGGCCACAACAACACCGCCGCCCTGTTTCTGCCCTACAGCAAATCGGTGACGCCGGGGGAAGTCGTCGCGGACGGCATTCAATTGTATCAAGCCCCCGGCATCATTAATCCCCCCGCCGGCCCCACCGAAGTCTATGATCTCACCAGCGTTCTGCCGGTGAAGGATGCCATGGGCGGCACCAAAACTCTGCATGTCCGCGGCGCTGCCGCCTATCTGCGGGCCCGCGTTGCCGCACAGCGGTGGGAGCAGGCGCGGTTCGCCATCGTGGTGACCGTGGCGGCCGGCATCGGCTCGTTTCTCCTGATTTACATGTTGATGAATCCGCTGCGCAAGCTGACGGAGTGGATCCGGCGGGCCGGTCATGGCGAGCTCGGCGACGAGATGGACATCGACGACTCCTCGGAGATCGGAGAGATTGCGCAGGCGTTTTCAGAGATCACCAGCAAGTTTCGTGAATCGCAGAAAAACCTGGCTGATCAAGAGCGCTTGCAGCGCGAAATGCAGGTGGCGCAGGAGATTCAGCAAACGCTGCTGCCCAGCGATTTCCCGGAGCTGGAGGGCTACGAGCTGGCCAGCTATTACGAGGCCGCGCGCGAAGTGGGCGGGGATTATTATGACTTCGTCGAAGTCGACAAGGACACGCTGGGCGTGGTGGTGGCGGATGTCTCCGGCAAGGGCGTACCGGGCAGTTTGGTGATGACCATGATCCGCACCGCGCTGCGCACCGAGGCGCGCGGCGTGAAGGATGCCGCGGAAGTGTTGACCCGGGTCAACAAGTTCGTCAGCGGCGACGTGAAGAAGGGCATGTTCGTCACGCTGTTTTACGTCATCATCGACAGCAAGCGACGGCGGCTGAACTACGCCAGTGCCGGTCACAACCCAATGATCCTGTACCGCGCCTCCACGAAAAGGACCTACTATCTTAATCCGCGCGGTTTCCCGGTGGGCATTCAGCTTCCCGATGAAGACCTGTTCCGCAAGTCGATTGAGAGCGACACCATCCAACTGATGGAAGATGACATCCTGCTCATCTACACCGACGGCATCACCGAAGCGATGAACAGCCGGCGCGAGCTGTTTGGCGAAGAACGGTTGTTGAAAATTATCCGCGACTACGGCCATCTGCGGGTAAAACCCTTTGTCGAAAAAATCAAGGACGAAATCCTGTCGTTCACCGAGGGCGCCCCCCAGTCGGATGACATCACCCTGGTCGCGATCAAGGAAAAAACCTCCCCGGAAAAGGAGGAGCTGCGGCGTGCCAAGCAGGCACATCTGGCGATTCTCGCCGGTGCCAGCATTCGCGTGGCCTGTGAAACCGCCGGCATCACCACCTACGCCTATTACAACAAATACAAAAAAGAATTCGAAGAGAAGGGTTTCGAAAATTTTGAGATTGACAGCGAAACCTCGGTCGAAGCCAAACACATCGCCATCGAAGACAAAATCAAGATTTACGACATCATCAAGCACAATCCCGAATTTGGTGCCAAGCGCATCAGTGAAGAGCTCAACACCGAGAAGTATGACTTCTGCGTCATCAGCGAAAACAAAATTTATGACGAGCTGGTGCGCAGCCGGCTGAACACCCGGCAACTGCGCGAGGCGTTTGTTGCGCGCGGCATGCGCAGCAAGCGGCCGATGAAACCGCCGGGCACGCCGATGTTGACACTCAAGGGCGAAGTCATCATCACCCGGCCGCCTGCCGGCGAACCGGTTCCCGCCGAGAGCAAAACCAAACTGCCATCCGAAAAACCGGCCACGATCGAGCCGCCTGCCCGCGAACGCCAGGCGCGCGTCGTGCCGGAAAAAAGCCCGGTGGAGACGCCCGTCGTCATCTCGCGGCGCCGCCGGGACTCGGCCAAGACCGGCGGAGAAAGCGGCGTGCCGGTGCACGAACCGGTTGCGGAACAGGTGCCGCCGCCGGACTTGTCGGTCGATCCCACGATTTTTGATTTCAACGCCGCCCCGGAAACGCCGGTCGCCGACAGCACCACCACCGGCGGTCTCGACGCCATTGCGGCCACAGATTTGGATTTTGCCGAGCTTTTTGCCGGCAGCAGCGTTATCGATGAGCCAACCGTGCCGCCGGCGGTCGTGCCTGAGCCGCCGGATATTGCGCCTGTAGTGCTTCCCGAGCCGGCTGTGCAGGACGCCCGCTCTGGCGGGCGTCCGCGCGAGGAAGACTCCAGCGGTCTTATCCTCAACCGTGGTGACGACGACATCTACTCTGCGGTCGACGATCTGCTGCAGAGTGAGATCGAGTCGAATTTTGGCTTTGAAGATGGCACACCCGCGGCCGACACCCCGCCGGCCAACGGGGCGCATGAAGACACAAGTCCTGCACCGGCGGCATTGACCGGCACCACGCCGCCGATCACCACCGAAACCTCGGCACTGCCGTTCGTCGAGGTTGACGAGTTGTTGCAGTATGACTTTACCGGTGCACCCGGGGAATCGCCGGTGGCAGAAGCGCAGCCGCCAACCGGGCATGTGGAACAATCCGTGCCGGTGAGCGCAGCACCTCCTGCTGATGCGTCACCCGCGGTGGTCACCGCCAAGTTTCGCTCCGCTGCGGATGCAGCGCCTGCACCCGCGCCGGCTCCCTTGGCCGCACCACCTCCGTCAGGCAGAAACGGTGAACCCAGCGAGGAAGAGCGCGAAAAGCTGCTGATTACCGGTCTGCGCTATTACAAACGCGGGCAGTTCGACGAGGCGATCGCGGAATTTCGCCAGACGATCGCGCGCTATCCCAATTTCAAAGAAGCGCACAGCATTTTGGGCAATGCCTATTTCCGCAATCGCATGTATGAAGAAGCCCGCCGTGCCTACCAGCGGGTCAAGGAGCTGGATCCCTCGGATACCACCGCCTATGAGAACATGGGCGTGATCTTTGCCAATCGCGGTGAGTATCTTGAAGCCATGAGGGAATGGCAGCGGGTGCTGGAGATCGACCCCAGCCGTGACGATATTCGCCGCAAAATCGAGCTGGCCGCGCGCATGATGATGAAGCGCGCCCCTGCCTGA
- a CDS encoding PorV/PorQ family protein: MMQLQTNANNPGREGGRVCHVRKGLPAWLSFLASALLALPAQGQEGGTHPLFVLGVGARAIGLGGATVAMPTDATTLYWNPGGLDFIQQKNIALFYTPLIDGTKYHFVGYVHPTLNYGTFGVGWLHWDVGDIKHVRDDGEILSENNSFGQDRIIIGGAKSLNFGLSVGANLKIDRQVISIQSDPTASVAFDLGVVYRPDLGEGPLQDLALGVALENLVMTPLTLGTAEETFPRLLRAGLAKPIHVGGGGDALNLSLCYEQRAQAESRMAFGSEYIYRNQAMLRAGYNGTVFSYGGGVVYQNFQIDYAMGKYANEESFGVFGMEHRVSLTIHFGRTKNELIQLARDREKERIAKQIENQRRLEQQTEFDELMGKGRTYFQQQNYFQARLNFAQASNIFPNNEDALVWKSRAEKKMEEEEARKQAEIAQAEAAKVARADSMFVAQQLEKGKRYFDVEQYRQAIDAWEAGLVRVPNNTELKSWIERTKTLMENRVAEMRRRAQTYEAQGNNVEAIQTYNRLLNEAELSAAERNAIAAKVAELDRKLTIGQHFNQGVKYYIDRRYAEAIESFKRAKEAEPSNKTIDKYIWDAESRLNAREEAFASEEIRSKYVEALRLNKSGRAEEALKMLEEIQRQQRYNKRILDLIDLIRDKLRK, encoded by the coding sequence ATGATGCAACTGCAAACCAATGCGAACAATCCCGGCCGTGAGGGCGGGCGGGTTTGTCACGTGAGAAAAGGTCTGCCGGCCTGGCTTTCCTTCCTTGCCAGCGCGCTCCTGGCCCTGCCCGCCCAGGGGCAGGAGGGCGGCACGCATCCCCTGTTTGTCCTGGGCGTGGGTGCGCGCGCCATCGGCCTGGGGGGGGCTACAGTGGCGATGCCAACGGATGCCACCACGCTTTACTGGAATCCCGGCGGCCTGGATTTCATCCAGCAAAAGAATATCGCCCTGTTTTACACCCCGCTGATCGACGGCACCAAATATCACTTTGTCGGGTATGTGCATCCCACGCTCAATTACGGCACCTTTGGCGTCGGCTGGCTGCACTGGGACGTGGGTGACATTAAGCACGTGCGGGACGACGGCGAGATTCTGAGTGAGAACAACAGCTTTGGCCAGGATCGCATTATTATTGGCGGCGCCAAAAGTCTGAACTTTGGACTTTCGGTCGGTGCCAATCTCAAAATCGACCGGCAGGTGATTTCGATCCAGTCTGATCCGACCGCGAGCGTGGCTTTTGATCTAGGCGTGGTTTATCGCCCGGATCTCGGCGAGGGCCCGCTGCAGGACCTGGCACTGGGTGTGGCGCTGGAAAATCTGGTGATGACGCCGTTGACATTAGGGACCGCGGAGGAGACTTTCCCGCGGCTGCTGCGCGCCGGTCTCGCCAAGCCCATTCATGTCGGGGGAGGCGGCGACGCCCTCAACCTTTCCCTGTGCTATGAACAGCGGGCGCAGGCTGAAAGCCGCATGGCCTTTGGCAGCGAGTACATCTATCGCAACCAGGCCATGCTGCGCGCCGGATACAACGGCACCGTCTTCAGCTATGGCGGTGGCGTCGTCTACCAAAATTTCCAGATCGATTATGCCATGGGCAAATATGCCAACGAGGAAAGCTTCGGCGTGTTCGGCATGGAACATCGTGTGAGCCTGACGATCCACTTCGGCCGCACGAAAAATGAGCTGATTCAGCTTGCGCGCGACCGGGAAAAAGAGCGTATTGCTAAACAGATCGAGAACCAGCGCCGTTTGGAGCAGCAGACGGAATTCGACGAGCTGATGGGCAAGGGCCGGACCTATTTCCAGCAGCAGAATTATTTCCAGGCGCGCCTGAACTTCGCGCAGGCCAGCAACATCTTCCCCAACAACGAAGACGCGCTGGTGTGGAAGAGCCGGGCGGAAAAGAAGATGGAGGAAGAGGAGGCGCGCAAACAGGCCGAGATTGCCCAGGCCGAGGCCGCCAAGGTGGCGCGTGCCGACAGCATGTTCGTGGCGCAGCAACTCGAAAAAGGCAAGCGCTATTTCGACGTGGAACAGTACCGCCAGGCGATCGATGCCTGGGAGGCCGGGCTGGTGCGCGTGCCGAACAACACCGAGCTGAAGAGCTGGATCGAGCGCACCAAAACTCTGATGGAAAACCGGGTGGCGGAGATGCGCCGCCGGGCCCAAACCTACGAGGCGCAGGGCAACAATGTCGAAGCCATTCAAACGTACAACCGCCTGCTGAATGAAGCCGAGTTGAGCGCCGCGGAACGCAATGCCATTGCCGCCAAAGTGGCGGAGCTGGACCGCAAACTCACCATCGGCCAGCATTTCAACCAGGGCGTGAAGTATTACATCGACCGCCGCTATGCCGAGGCCATTGAGTCGTTCAAGCGTGCCAAGGAGGCGGAACCAAGCAACAAAACCATCGACAAATACATCTGGGATGCGGAATCCCGCCTGAATGCGCGCGAGGAAGCCTTCGCCAGCGAGGAAATTCGCAGCAAATATGTGGAAGCCCTGCGCCTCAACAAGAGCGGCCGCGCGGAGGAGGCCCTCAAGATGCTCGAGGAAATCCAGCGCCAGCAGCGCTACAACAAACGCATCCTGGATTTGATCGATCTCATCCGCGACAAGCTGCGCAAGTAA